In Aliivibrio wodanis, a genomic segment contains:
- a CDS encoding putative HTH-type transcriptional regulator → MRQSKSIIRQSHFLGTKIRNLRKRNHLTMEDLSTRCIRVDPENSPSVSYLSMIERGKRVPSSDMLEVIATVFQKESSWFLDSEPEPQAITPDKGRKGGISGMALEPSFLFSNDILQIAIPEMLNQTGVTGRQFAHLLIRAHQENNQNHFPDLERAAEEVGLKQLPLSVEQMMDIAAKHGLIFKWVKETPKSVVDEFGVNGKELLTSFFEPPCTVYLNEILKNHPTRLKYDLAVYIGHCVLHNKEGLKSSLSVGSHRVFDDEIHHTDSSLNAQDILNAWRDFESSFFAGALLCPRVPFRQLLDRHGYEIDTHRLAGVSPSVAMRRMTVVSPYPHWHYFDAYAPGKLKAVYRGNGIPLPWGNMKQVNDPCHHWAVFRRLSEPREGSSAQISILNVNDEPRIYCCESVNMTDPAGNNRVLCAGIDLNPAIEAQGKDAVSLARDLQKACVKNGGESPIAKGIKRELISVAKILNINWIERGLETDARVICSRGAVCPRKPSCYSECKE, encoded by the coding sequence ATGCGTCAGTCAAAAAGTATTATTAGACAAAGTCATTTTCTTGGAACAAAAATTCGTAATCTGAGAAAACGCAATCACTTAACGATGGAAGATCTCTCTACTCGCTGTATTCGAGTTGATCCTGAGAATTCACCGTCAGTGTCTTATCTTTCTATGATAGAGAGAGGGAAGCGGGTTCCCAGCTCTGATATGTTGGAAGTCATCGCTACGGTATTTCAAAAAGAATCCTCATGGTTTTTAGACAGTGAACCAGAACCGCAGGCCATCACGCCAGATAAAGGACGAAAAGGCGGGATAAGTGGGATGGCATTGGAGCCGAGTTTTCTGTTCTCTAACGATATTCTTCAAATTGCTATTCCTGAAATGCTTAATCAAACAGGGGTGACAGGCCGTCAATTTGCTCATCTTCTTATTCGTGCTCATCAAGAAAATAATCAAAATCATTTCCCTGATCTAGAACGTGCTGCTGAAGAGGTTGGATTAAAACAATTACCACTCAGCGTTGAGCAGATGATGGATATTGCCGCTAAGCATGGTTTGATATTCAAATGGGTAAAAGAAACGCCTAAATCAGTGGTGGATGAATTCGGTGTTAATGGTAAGGAGCTGTTGACCTCTTTTTTTGAACCCCCATGTACGGTGTATTTGAATGAGATCTTAAAGAATCACCCAACACGATTAAAATACGATTTAGCTGTTTATATTGGGCACTGTGTTTTACATAACAAAGAAGGACTGAAGAGTTCTTTGTCTGTTGGTAGTCATCGTGTATTTGATGATGAAATACATCACACAGACAGTTCTCTCAATGCACAAGATATTTTGAATGCATGGCGTGATTTTGAATCCAGTTTCTTTGCTGGTGCGTTATTGTGTCCACGAGTTCCGTTTAGACAATTGCTTGATAGACATGGATATGAAATAGATACCCATCGTTTAGCAGGAGTGTCTCCTTCGGTTGCGATGAGACGAATGACGGTGGTTTCTCCTTATCCACATTGGCATTATTTTGATGCGTATGCACCGGGTAAGCTTAAAGCGGTGTATCGAGGTAATGGTATTCCTCTGCCTTGGGGGAACATGAAACAAGTGAATGATCCTTGTCATCACTGGGCGGTATTTCGTCGATTATCAGAACCAAGAGAGGGGAGTTCGGCGCAAATATCCATCCTGAATGTTAATGATGAGCCTCGTATTTATTGCTGTGAATCGGTCAACATGACTGACCCTGCGGGTAATAATCGTGTGCTGTGTGCCGGAATTGACTTAAATCCGGCCATTGAAGCACAGGGTAAAGATGCGGTGTCATTAGCGCGAGATTTGCAAAAAGCGTGTGTCAAAAATGGCGGAGAGAGTCCAATAGCAAAAGGAATAAAAAGAGAGCTAATCAGTGTCGCTAAGATATTAAATATCAATTGGATTGAACGTGGTTTAGAAACAGATGCGAGAGTGATTTGTTCTCGTGGAGCTGTGTGCCCAAGAAAGCCAAGTTGTTACTCTGAATGCAAAGAATAA
- a CDS encoding glutathione-regulated potassium-efflux system protein yields MTGYFLQAFIYLFAAVIAVPIAKRLGLGSVLGYLIAGVVIGPIIGLVGEETTTIQHFAEFGVVMMLFLVGLELEPKMLWGMRHRLMGLGGLQVGGTTAIVMAIAFFFGQPWTIALSIGLIFALSSTAIVLQTFNEKGLAKTEGGQNAFSVLLFQDIAVIPMLAFIPLLALPELVEKAQLAAASAAEHHEEISLVAGLPGWAYGIVILASIAVVVVGGHYLSRPLFRFVASSGLREIFTATALMLVIGIAALMSLVGLSPALGTFLAGVVLANSEFRHELESNIDPFKGLLLGLFFITVGAGIDFGILFDDFFTIIGLTLGVMALKAAVLYVLALIFKIKNSNRWLFTLSLAQAGEFGFVLLSFTVQSHVLPPEIAQPLSLVVALSMFLTPGLFILFDKVILPRFEQKSNDRETDSIDEKGTVIIAGGGRFGQVVNRFLVSNHVKTVVLDHQADQVDTLRQINTKSYFGDATRPELLHTAGIEHAAMLVVAIDNQESSVELVKYVKHTYPNVKILARAFDRGHSYMLRCAGADFIESETTRSALEVGAEAMRGLGQHPFHVEQQKIAYKKVENQSSDKLYQAWLDDSEGERFDNNYRKLFIELEGTIKHAMSKDRSDKHNQSERAWTPPPKGYADDLDE; encoded by the coding sequence ATGACAGGATATTTTCTACAAGCCTTTATTTACCTGTTTGCCGCAGTGATTGCTGTTCCTATCGCCAAACGCCTTGGACTTGGTTCTGTGCTTGGTTACTTAATTGCAGGTGTAGTTATTGGCCCAATCATTGGTTTAGTTGGTGAGGAAACAACTACTATCCAACACTTTGCTGAATTTGGCGTTGTTATGATGCTGTTCCTAGTTGGTCTTGAGCTAGAACCCAAAATGCTATGGGGAATGCGTCACCGACTAATGGGCTTAGGCGGTTTGCAAGTTGGTGGAACGACTGCAATTGTTATGGCAATTGCCTTTTTCTTTGGTCAACCGTGGACCATTGCACTAAGCATAGGGTTAATCTTTGCACTCTCTTCAACCGCGATTGTTTTGCAAACCTTTAATGAAAAAGGGTTAGCAAAAACAGAAGGTGGACAGAATGCCTTCTCTGTCTTGCTATTTCAAGATATCGCCGTTATTCCAATGTTAGCTTTCATTCCATTATTAGCCTTACCTGAGTTAGTTGAAAAAGCACAGCTGGCAGCCGCAAGTGCCGCTGAACACCATGAAGAAATCAGCCTAGTTGCAGGGCTTCCTGGTTGGGCCTATGGCATTGTAATTTTAGCCTCTATTGCTGTGGTAGTGGTTGGTGGTCATTATCTAAGTCGCCCACTTTTCCGCTTTGTTGCAAGCTCAGGTTTACGAGAGATCTTCACTGCGACCGCATTAATGCTCGTAATTGGTATTGCAGCATTGATGAGTTTAGTGGGACTATCTCCAGCACTTGGAACCTTCTTAGCCGGAGTTGTATTAGCCAACTCCGAGTTTCGACATGAACTAGAATCCAATATTGACCCATTTAAGGGGTTGTTACTTGGACTCTTTTTTATCACCGTTGGTGCGGGTATCGATTTTGGCATTCTGTTTGATGACTTTTTTACCATTATTGGGCTGACTCTTGGCGTAATGGCACTAAAGGCTGCGGTCTTATACGTTCTTGCCTTAATTTTTAAGATCAAAAACAGCAACCGTTGGTTATTTACATTAAGTCTAGCGCAAGCGGGCGAGTTTGGTTTTGTTCTACTAAGTTTCACGGTTCAAAGTCATGTACTTCCTCCTGAAATAGCACAGCCATTATCGTTAGTGGTTGCACTTTCTATGTTCCTAACTCCGGGGCTATTCATTCTGTTCGATAAAGTGATCTTACCTAGATTTGAGCAAAAATCGAATGATCGTGAAACAGACAGCATTGATGAGAAAGGGACTGTAATCATCGCTGGCGGAGGCCGTTTTGGACAAGTAGTCAACCGCTTCCTAGTCTCAAATCATGTTAAAACAGTAGTACTAGATCATCAGGCAGATCAAGTAGATACACTACGCCAAATCAATACCAAAAGTTACTTTGGTGATGCAACCCGCCCTGAACTTCTTCATACTGCGGGGATTGAGCACGCCGCCATGTTAGTGGTCGCTATCGATAACCAAGAGAGCAGTGTTGAGTTGGTCAAATACGTTAAACACACTTACCCTAACGTAAAAATTCTTGCTCGTGCGTTTGATAGAGGCCATTCTTATATGCTTCGTTGTGCAGGTGCTGATTTTATCGAATCAGAAACTACGCGCTCAGCACTAGAAGTAGGTGCAGAAGCCATGCGTGGCTTAGGTCAACACCCCTTCCATGTTGAACAACAAAAAATAGCGTATAAAAAGGTTGAAAATCAAAGCTCTGACAAATTGTATCAAGCATGGTTAGATGATTCAGAAGGCGAGAGATTTGATAATAACTATCGTAAACTCTTCATTGAGCTTGAAGGCACCATTAAGCATGCCATGAGTAAAGACCGTTCTGATAAACACAACCAATCAGAACGTGCGTGGACACCACCACCAAAAGGTTATGCTGATGATCTTGATGAGTAA
- a CDS encoding putative glutathione-regulated potassium-efflux system ancillary protein, with the protein MTTQTKKVLILFAHPSQHRSEVNTSLIKAANKINNVTVVDLYHDYPKFNIDIDKEQQRLLEHDVVIFQFPLYWYSTPAILKEWQDMVLEYGFAYGTEGKALKGKIFLSAITAGGKEEAYQTNGYNQFTIRELLHPLEQMASLTSMEYIAPLVLFGARTALEDQRVERHTDRFMNLLTALIEDRVDIDVAKTLPKLNHSFDLFIKESS; encoded by the coding sequence ATGACAACACAAACAAAGAAAGTGTTGATACTTTTTGCACACCCTTCTCAACACCGCTCAGAGGTAAATACCTCATTAATAAAGGCCGCCAACAAAATCAACAATGTAACGGTTGTTGATTTGTATCATGACTACCCAAAATTCAATATCGATATTGATAAAGAGCAGCAGCGTCTACTTGAACATGACGTAGTTATTTTCCAATTTCCACTTTACTGGTATTCAACCCCCGCGATTTTAAAAGAATGGCAAGATATGGTCCTCGAATATGGATTTGCTTATGGCACAGAAGGTAAAGCGCTGAAGGGAAAAATCTTTTTATCCGCAATTACTGCCGGAGGCAAAGAAGAAGCTTATCAAACCAATGGTTATAACCAATTTACCATTCGAGAACTGCTACACCCTCTTGAACAAATGGCGTCGTTAACCAGTATGGAATACATTGCCCCATTAGTTTTATTTGGTGCCCGTACCGCATTAGAAGATCAAAGAGTAGAAAGACATACTGACCGTTTTATGAACTTACTCACTGCATTAATTGAAGACCGTGTTGATATTGACGTCGCGAAAACACTGCCAAAATTAAACCACTCGTTTGATCTATTTATTAAGGAATCAAGCTAA
- a CDS encoding putative uncharacterized RNA-binding protein → MSDQEEFEVEAIGVEVNVQPIELYKVLKIANVVSGGGEAKHVIGEGYVGVNGELEQRKRRKMYDGDVIEFNEEYYVVICDTPIGELPEIKEKPQPIPVEPEYSEPKPKKEKKRKRKSKNQKSQQRLIQRVDVVQLTSSKKGSIFNDIEPFL, encoded by the coding sequence ATGTCAGATCAAGAAGAATTTGAAGTAGAAGCGATTGGTGTTGAAGTTAATGTTCAACCTATCGAACTCTATAAAGTATTAAAAATTGCCAATGTTGTTAGCGGTGGCGGAGAAGCCAAACATGTGATTGGTGAAGGCTATGTGGGTGTAAATGGCGAATTAGAGCAACGTAAACGTCGTAAAATGTACGATGGTGATGTGATTGAATTCAATGAAGAATATTACGTAGTTATTTGTGACACGCCTATTGGTGAGTTACCTGAGATAAAAGAAAAGCCTCAACCTATTCCTGTTGAGCCTGAATACTCAGAGCCAAAACCTAAGAAAGAAAAAAAGAGAAAAAGAAAAAGCAAAAACCAGAAATCCCAACAACGATTGATCCAGAGAGTGGACGTCGTTCAATTAACTTCTTCTAAAAAAGGCTCAATATTTAACGATATTGAGCCTTTTTTATAA
- a CDS encoding putative ferredoxin, which yields MDASVSQINSVSNLSNINVFPVKSIAGISLPSAQVEKQGLQCDRRFMVASLNGKMITARTHPQMVKIKAIIEPDGLVLCYPGLIDLHFTFDELEMKEIDTTVWSDTFTAYSTTEEANQWFSSILGTEAQLLFSGQQSNRMREKIQTNVSFADGYPLLVISEASLAELNKRSSSHHTMAQFRTNLVVSGNEAFIEDSWKRIRIGEVEFEVVKPCQRCILTTVNPNTAQYHPNKEPLKTFSTFRADDSGNVYFGQNLVAKNEGTIRIGDKIEVLETKEKEYYADSNKHAVTSVTIQDKQTDTVSEEITISLNGHLFKGNTQDPLLNQAEAAGLSINNSCRAGLCGACRVTLESGEVEQEDSPALNQNLKEAGMILACCSIPKSDIEVID from the coding sequence ATGGATGCCAGCGTGAGCCAAATTAATTCAGTTTCAAATTTATCGAACATCAACGTATTCCCTGTAAAATCAATTGCAGGTATTTCATTACCTAGCGCTCAAGTTGAAAAGCAAGGCTTACAATGTGACCGCCGATTCATGGTTGCGTCTTTAAATGGTAAAATGATTACCGCACGTACTCATCCACAAATGGTAAAAATCAAAGCCATTATTGAACCAGATGGATTAGTTCTATGCTATCCAGGATTGATTGACCTGCATTTCACCTTTGATGAATTAGAAATGAAAGAGATCGATACTACGGTTTGGAGCGATACTTTTACAGCTTACTCTACTACAGAAGAAGCTAATCAGTGGTTCAGCTCTATTTTAGGTACTGAAGCACAATTGCTATTCTCTGGTCAGCAATCCAATCGTATGCGTGAAAAAATTCAAACCAATGTGAGTTTTGCCGATGGTTACCCATTATTAGTGATCAGTGAAGCTTCACTTGCTGAATTAAATAAGCGCAGTAGCAGCCACCATACTATGGCTCAGTTTCGAACTAATTTAGTGGTTTCAGGCAACGAAGCCTTCATTGAAGATTCTTGGAAACGTATTCGTATCGGAGAGGTAGAGTTTGAAGTGGTTAAGCCTTGCCAACGCTGTATCTTAACCACGGTAAACCCAAATACCGCTCAATATCATCCAAATAAAGAGCCGTTAAAAACCTTCTCAACATTCCGTGCTGATGATTCTGGTAACGTATATTTTGGTCAAAACCTCGTTGCTAAAAATGAAGGAACAATAAGAATAGGCGATAAGATCGAAGTCTTAGAAACCAAAGAAAAAGAGTATTATGCAGACTCAAATAAACACGCTGTTACTTCAGTTACAATTCAAGATAAGCAAACAGATACCGTATCAGAAGAAATCACCATTAGCTTAAATGGGCATCTGTTTAAAGGTAATACACAAGACCCATTATTAAATCAAGCTGAAGCTGCTGGCCTTAGCATTAACAACAGCTGTCGTGCTGGCTTATGTGGCGCTTGCCGTGTGACGTTAGAATCTGGAGAAGTAGAACAAGAAGACTCTCCTGCACTAAATCAGAATTTAAAAGAAGCAGGAATGATCTTAGCCTGCTGCTCTATTCCTAAAAGTGATATTGAAGTAATTGACTAA
- a CDS encoding putative uncharacterized protein (No significant database matches), producing the protein MIVSTDFDVSESDSFVIKTLQGNKTIFITQRTEFDDHLTLNNLYVGMLVEVETYLVNGQYMAIEIEQESDND; encoded by the coding sequence ATGATAGTATCAACTGACTTTGACGTAAGTGAATCAGATTCTTTTGTTATTAAAACACTACAGGGTAACAAAACGATATTTATTACTCAAAGAACAGAGTTTGATGACCACCTGACCCTGAATAACTTGTATGTAGGCATGCTTGTAGAGGTTGAAACGTATTTAGTTAATGGCCAATATATGGCGATTGAAATTGAGCAAGAGAGTGATAACGATTAA
- a CDS encoding peptidase, family M48 — MTLSMKKSTPVIFASILLSACSSSPTGRNQVILFSDADMSQLGVQSFEQLKQQEKISTNTKINNYVQCIAGAITRQVGTTSAFKEWEVVVFDSDQVNAFALPGGKIGVYTGLLKVAENSDQLATVIGHEVAHVLAHHGNERMSRSQIVNSGLQISSVALKGSEYSQYHDLTMGALGLGVQYGVMLPYGREQESEADIMGIDLMAKAGFNPNQSIDLWKNMAKASGGNQPPELLSTHPSHSTRIHDLSAEIKRLPNYTTPQPNCGSI; from the coding sequence ATGACATTATCGATGAAAAAAAGCACACCCGTAATCTTTGCATCTATCCTACTCAGTGCTTGTAGCTCTTCACCCACAGGACGTAATCAAGTAATCCTATTTTCAGATGCCGATATGTCTCAGCTCGGCGTTCAATCTTTTGAGCAATTAAAACAGCAAGAAAAAATAAGCACCAATACAAAAATCAATAATTACGTTCAATGCATTGCTGGTGCAATTACTCGCCAAGTTGGCACAACTAGCGCATTTAAAGAGTGGGAAGTCGTTGTTTTTGATAGCGACCAAGTCAATGCCTTTGCTCTTCCCGGTGGAAAAATAGGTGTCTATACAGGCCTATTAAAAGTGGCTGAGAATAGCGACCAATTAGCCACAGTGATTGGCCACGAGGTCGCTCACGTACTTGCTCACCATGGCAATGAACGTATGTCTCGAAGCCAAATTGTGAATAGTGGCTTACAAATATCAAGTGTTGCCTTAAAAGGCTCTGAATATTCTCAATATCATGATTTAACCATGGGCGCTTTAGGGCTAGGGGTTCAATACGGCGTAATGCTGCCTTACGGCCGAGAACAAGAGTCAGAAGCTGATATTATGGGCATAGATTTAATGGCAAAAGCTGGGTTTAATCCTAATCAAAGTATTGATCTTTGGAAAAACATGGCAAAAGCTTCAGGTGGAAATCAACCACCTGAATTGCTATCGACTCATCCATCACACAGTACTCGAATTCATGACCTTTCTGCTGAAATAAAGCGATTACCTAACTACACAACTCCACAACCAAATTGCGGCTCTATATAG